Genomic DNA from Candidatus Angelobacter sp.:
GGAGACGAACAATCCACTGCCCCTTCCGTAAGGCGTTTGGCAATGGCGTCCACAGTGGCTGCATCCTCGACTCGAAAACAGAAATGGTGCAGACCGGGACTCAAAGGGTCGTGGAGCCTGCCGCTATGAGCAGGCCGCAGCACAAACCCAAAGTGGCGGTTGTAGTATTGAAGGTGATGATCTCCCTCGTTCGTGAATGTGTTTTTGCGGAAACCAAGGATGCCCATGACCCGGTCGTAAAACTGCTCGGAACGAGCGAGGTCAGAGACCGCAAGGTAGATGTGATCGATGCCGATGGTCTCGATATTCATGCCGTGTTGGTGCGTCTTCACCGAAGTTCCAGCGTCATGAAAACGCTGTTCGGGTCGGGAACATAGCTGCCGAAGGGCGGACACTCGACAAACCCATGCCGTTTGTAGAACTCGCGGGCGGGAATGAAATACGGCCACGCCCCCGTCTCAAGGCTCAACCGGGAATATCCCATCCGGCGTGCCCTTTCAATAATGTGCCGGAGCATTGCACTGCCTGCGCCTTTGCGTCGTCGCGACTGCTCGGTGTGCATGGATTTTATCTCCCCATGAGATTCTGAGAGACGCTTCAAAGCACCAATCGCGACGAGATGCTCTCCGTCCCATGCCGACCAGAATTGAACGTCCGGCGATTTCAACCCGCTCAGGTCCAGCGCGTGTGCGCTACCGGGGGCTGTCTCGGCGCGCGCCGTGATAAAATGGTGAACGAGGAGCGTATGTACGCGAGCATCGTCCAGCCCTCCGTCAGCTATCTTCATGGGTGTGCCTCATCAATGTCGTGAAAGTTTCTTCGTCGTGAAGCGGCCCAGACCTTATGGCTTGTGAACGAATTGGCGGGCGTCTGTTTGACTTGTCGCGCGGGTTGCCCCGCGGATGCGGGACCGATCCACCTGTTGAGAAGTTCCGAAGAACTGTTCGTTAAACAAGAAAGGAAACAGATACCCATGAAATCTGCTCCAACCATCCTCCACGTCGGTTTGGACGTCCATAAAGAAACCATCGCCGTGGCCCTCGCCTCCGGGGAGGGGTCGGTGCGCCAATACGGGGACATCCCCGGCC
This window encodes:
- a CDS encoding GNAT family N-acetyltransferase, which gives rise to MKIADGGLDDARVHTLLVHHFITARAETAPGSAHALDLSGLKSPDVQFWSAWDGEHLVAIGALKRLSESHGEIKSMHTEQSRRRKGAGSAMLRHIIERARRMGYSRLSLETGAWPYFIPAREFYKRHGFVECPPFGSYVPDPNSVFMTLELR
- a CDS encoding VOC family protein, encoding MKTHQHGMNIETIGIDHIYLAVSDLARSEQFYDRVMGILGFRKNTFTNEGDHHLQYYNRHFGFVLRPAHSGRLHDPLSPGLHHFCFRVEDAATVDAIAKRLTEGAVDCSSPQLFPEYAPDYYALFFSDPDGVRLEVTNYRQERRKRFEDWEHA